In a single window of the Rattus norvegicus strain BN/NHsdMcwi chromosome 6, GRCr8, whole genome shotgun sequence genome:
- the Vipas39 gene encoding spermatogenesis-defective protein 39 homolog isoform X1: MNRTKGDEEEYWNSSKFKAFTFDDEDDELSQLKESKRAVNSLRDFVDDDDDDDLERVSWTGEPVGSISWSIKETAGSSGSTSEGREQMKGRNSFYTQLPKPPSTYSLSSFFRGRTRPGSFQSLSDALSDTPAKTYSPELGRPKGEYRDYSNDWSLSDTVRRLRQGKVCSLERFRSLQDKLQLLEEAINMHDGNVITAVLIFLKRTLSKEILFRELEVRQVALRHLIHFLKEIGDQKLLLDLFSYPIIESI, from the exons ATGAACCGGACAAAAGGTGATGAGGAGGAATATTGGAACAGCTCCAAGTTCAAGGCGTTCACTTTTGACGATGAAGATGATGAGCTCTCACAG TTAAAGGAATCCAAACGGGCAGTGAATAGCCTTCGAGACTTCGtggatgacgacgatgacgatgacctGGAGCGAGTCAGCTGGACTGGAGAACCTGTGGGAA GTATCTCATGGTCCATCAAAGAGACTGCTGGGAGTAGCGGGTCAACCTCTGAGGGACGTGAACAGATGAAGGGCCGGAACAGCTTCTACACACAACTACCCAAACCTCCTTCCACCTACTCCCTGAGCAGCTTCTTTAGAG GCAGAACTAGACCTGGGAGTTTCCAGTCCCTTTCTGATG CTCTGTCAGACACACCTGCCAAAACTTATtctccagagctggggaggcCTAAGGGAGAGTACAGG GATTACAGCAATGACTGGAGCCTCAGTGATACAGTGCGACGTCTCCGCCAGGGCAAG GTCTGTTCACTAGAGCGCTTCCGCTCCCTCCAGGATAAGCTGCAGCTCCTAGAGGAGGCCATAAACATGCATGATGGGAACGTCATCACTGCA GTTCTGATCTTCCTGAAGAGGACCCTGAGCAAAG AGATCCTTTTCCGAGAGCTGGAGGTACGCCAGGTCGCACTGAGACATCTCATccacttccttaaagaaatagggGACCAAAAGCTGCTTTTAGATCTCTTCAG CTATCCCATTATCGAGAGCATTTGA